A part of Solibacillus sp. FSL H8-0538 genomic DNA contains:
- the lysA gene encoding diaminopimelate decarboxylase, whose amino-acid sequence MHFYGTQGINENGHLTIGAVDTTELAETYGTPLFVYDTALIRKRARGFIDTFKQLGVTAQVAYASKAFACVAVYQLVAEEDLSLDVVSGGELYTALKSGFPAERIHFHGNNKSVLELELAFDSKIGCIVVDNFYEIGLLKDISEAKQQPMNILLRVTPGVEAHTHDFITTGQADSKFGFDLNNGQADEAFAQVNGHEYLQLLGLHCHIGSQIFETDGFSLAAGKVMQKMGAWKEAHNFECTVLNLGGGFGIRYTEEDKPLEPHEYVAEMIKTVQEEARALKLAMPEIWIEPGRSLVGDAGTSLYTIGSQKTVPGVREYIAVDGGMSDNIRPALYDAKYEAVIANKANDDKKSTYTVAGKLCESGDKLIIDAPLQQVSPGDILAMFCTGAYGYSMASNYNRVPRPAVVFAEAGVHQLVIKRESYEDIVVNDLPLTLKKGE is encoded by the coding sequence ATGCATTTTTACGGAACGCAGGGCATTAATGAAAACGGACATTTAACAATTGGTGCAGTGGATACGACTGAGCTTGCAGAAACGTACGGGACACCTTTATTCGTGTACGATACCGCATTAATTCGCAAGCGTGCGCGTGGATTCATCGATACATTTAAACAGTTAGGTGTAACAGCGCAAGTTGCTTACGCATCAAAAGCATTTGCTTGTGTAGCCGTGTATCAGCTAGTAGCAGAGGAAGATTTATCACTGGATGTTGTATCTGGAGGCGAGCTTTATACAGCACTTAAATCTGGATTCCCGGCGGAGCGCATTCATTTCCACGGGAATAATAAATCGGTTTTGGAGTTAGAGCTTGCATTTGATTCGAAAATTGGCTGTATTGTAGTCGATAACTTCTATGAAATTGGACTACTAAAAGACATTTCTGAAGCAAAACAACAACCTATGAATATATTATTACGCGTTACACCAGGCGTTGAAGCGCATACACATGATTTCATTACAACAGGTCAAGCTGATTCAAAATTCGGCTTTGATTTAAATAACGGTCAGGCAGATGAAGCATTTGCGCAAGTGAATGGTCATGAATACTTACAACTTTTAGGCTTACATTGCCATATTGGCTCTCAGATCTTTGAAACGGACGGCTTTAGTTTAGCGGCGGGTAAAGTGATGCAAAAAATGGGTGCTTGGAAAGAGGCGCACAACTTTGAATGTACCGTATTAAATTTAGGTGGTGGCTTCGGTATTCGTTATACAGAAGAGGACAAACCACTTGAGCCTCATGAGTATGTGGCAGAGATGATAAAAACTGTACAAGAAGAGGCACGTGCGTTAAAATTAGCAATGCCGGAGATTTGGATCGAACCAGGTCGTTCTTTAGTTGGGGATGCAGGTACATCTTTATACACAATTGGTTCACAAAAAACCGTTCCTGGTGTACGTGAGTATATTGCAGTTGATGGTGGTATGAGCGATAATATTCGTCCAGCACTATACGATGCAAAATATGAGGCGGTCATTGCAAATAAAGCAAATGACGACAAAAAAAGTACATACACTGTAGCAGGAAAGCTATGTGAGTCAGGTGATAAGTTAATTATTGATGCACCGTTACAACAAGTAAGCCCCGGTGATATTTTAGCGATGTTCTGTACCGGAGCATACGGTTATTCAATGGCGTCTAACTACAATCGTGTACCTAGACCAGCTGTTGTGTTTGCTGAAGCTGGCGTGCATCAGCTAGTAATTAAACGTGAAAGCTATGAAGATATCGTTGTCAATGATCTCCCGTTAACATTAAAAAAGGGTGAGTAA
- a CDS encoding DUF309 domain-containing protein, translated as MHPLFHHLFVDYCTYFNGNEDYFECHEVLEEYWKEIAPGVKDHPLVGYVQLATGMYHLRRGNTIGAQRILLKAKVNFEANKGSKFFDYVDTSKLMLDVDATLYCITQNRPFEPFQLTLTNTTLQTLVCEQIAKQPEQDPAFLFNKHMLRDRSDILEARAEKLRKTQLGPK; from the coding sequence ATGCATCCATTGTTTCATCATCTATTTGTTGATTATTGTACATATTTCAATGGCAATGAAGATTATTTTGAATGCCATGAAGTGTTGGAGGAATACTGGAAGGAAATTGCGCCTGGCGTTAAGGATCACCCACTCGTTGGCTATGTGCAACTAGCAACAGGGATGTACCATTTGCGACGTGGCAATACCATTGGTGCTCAGCGCATCTTACTAAAGGCAAAAGTAAATTTTGAAGCAAATAAGGGCTCGAAATTTTTTGATTATGTAGATACAAGTAAACTAATGCTAGATGTAGACGCGACACTATACTGTATTACACAAAATAGACCGTTTGAACCATTTCAGCTTACGCTGACAAATACTACATTGCAAACTTTGGTGTGCGAACAAATTGCTAAGCAACCCGAACAAGATCCTGCCTTTCTTTTCAATAAACATATGCTACGCGACCGCTCAGATATTCTTGAAGCCCGTGCCGAAAAATTAAGAAAAACGCAGCTCGGCCCAAAATAG
- a CDS encoding GNAT family N-acetyltransferase, producing MLVRYKKVLEKIAMGLISLMPQEKDLKRLMETIQQYEQEDNWVLYLWKKDEEYVGIVGVLADDANATIQHITVIPSYRGEGVAIEMLQELRELGYKVIKPNEETEPFIQKCIPILKEAD from the coding sequence ATGTTAGTACGATATAAAAAAGTGCTTGAAAAGATTGCAATGGGTTTAATTTCATTAATGCCGCAAGAAAAAGATTTAAAGAGATTAATGGAAACCATCCAACAATACGAGCAAGAAGATAATTGGGTTTTATATTTATGGAAAAAGGATGAGGAGTATGTTGGGATTGTTGGCGTACTTGCAGATGATGCAAATGCGACGATTCAGCATATTACCGTCATACCGTCATACCGTGGGGAAGGTGTAGCAATTGAAATGCTACAAGAGCTACGTGAGCTTGGCTACAAAGTTATTAAGCCAAATGAAGAAACAGAGCCTTTCATCCAAAAATGTATACCAATCTTAAAAGAAGCTGACTAA